From Pagrus major chromosome 6, Pma_NU_1.0, one genomic window encodes:
- the LOC140998845 gene encoding green-sensitive opsin-like: protein MTWEGGMEPNGTEGKNFYIPMSNRTGLARSPFEYPQYYLGDPILFKMLAVYMFFLICTGFPINFLTLVVTAQNKKLRQPLNFILVNLAVAGLIMVCFGFTITFITAINGYFVFGPTGCAVEGFMATLGGQVALWSLVVLAVERYIVVCKPMGSFKFSGTHAGVGVLFTWIMAMSCAAPPLAGWSRYIPEGLQCSCGPDYYTLAPGFNNESYVMYMFVCHFCFPVFTIFFTYGSLVLTVKAAAAQQQESESTQKAEREVTRMCVLMVLGFLVAWTPYASFAAWIFFNKGAAFSATAMAIPAFFSKSSALFNPVIYVLFNKQFRNCMLSTVGMGGMVEDETSVSTSKTEVSSVS, encoded by the exons ATGACTTGGGAAGGAGGAATGGAGCCTAATGGCACAGAGGGAAAGAACTTTTACATCCCAATGTCCAACAGGACGGGGCTTGCCAGGAGCCCTTTTGAATATCCACAGTACTACCTGGGGGATCCAattctattcaaaatgcttgCTGTCTACATGTTCTTCCTGATCTGCACTGGCTTCCCCATCAACTTCCTGACACTGGTGGTCACGGCCCAGAACAAGAAGCTCCGGCAACCTCTCAACTTCATCCTGGTCAACCTGGCTGTGGCTGGACTGATCATGGTCTGCTTCGGTTTTACCATCACCTTTATCACTGCCATCAATGGCTACTTTGTTTTTGGACCTACAGGCTGTGCCGTTGAGGGATTCATGGCTACACTAGGAG GTCAGGTTGCTCTCTGGTCACTGGTCGTCCTGGCTGTTGAGAGATACATTGTTGTCTGTAAACCCATGGGAAGCTTCAAGTTCAGTGGAACTCATGCCGGAGTTGGAGTCCTTTTCACCTGGATCATGGCTATGTCTTGTGCTGCTCCTCCACTGGCTGGCTGGTCCAG ATACATCCCTGAGGGTCTGCAGTGCTCATGTGGACCTGACTACTACACTCTGGCCCCAGGCTTCAACAATGAGTCCTATGTCATGTACATGTTCGTCTGCCACTTCTGCTTCCCAGTCTTCACCATCTTCTTCACCTATGGAAGCCTTGTGCTGACAGTCAAAGCT gcagcagctcagcagcaggAGTCAGAGTCCACCCAGAAGGCTGAGAGGGAAGTGACACGCATGTGCGTCCTGATGGTCCTGGGCTTCTTGGTGGCTTGGACTCCATATGCCAGCTTTGCTGCCTGGATCTTCTTCAACAAGGGAGCTGCTTTCTCAGCCACAGCCATGGCCATCCCTGCCTTCTTCTCAAAGAGCTCAGCATTGTTCAATCCTGTTATCTATGTGCTGTTCAACAAACAG
- the LOC140998106 gene encoding green-sensitive opsin, with the protein MENGTEGRNFYVPMNNRTGLVRSPFEYPQYYLADPWMFKLLALYMFFLICTGFPINFLTLVVTAQNKKLRQPLNFILVNLAVAGLIMVFFGFTVTFYTALMGYFSLGTMGCAIEGFMSTIGGQVSLWSLVVLAIERYIVVCKPMGSFKFSATHAAAGCAFTWIMACSCAIPPLVGWSRFIPEGIQVSCGPDYYTQAPGYNNESYVMYMFSCHFCVPVFTIFFTYGNLVCTVKAAAAQQQDSVSTQKAEKEVTRMCILMVCGFLLAWTPYASFAAWIFFNKGAAFSATAMAIPAFFSKSSALFNPIIYVLFNKQFRNCMLTTIGMGGMVEDETSVSTSKTEVSTTS; encoded by the exons ATGGAGAACGGCACGGAGGGAAGGAACTTCTATGTCCCAATGAACAACAGGACGGGGCTTGTGAGGAGTCCTTTTGAATACCCACAGTATTATCTGGCAGATCCATGGATGTTCAAACTACTGGCTCTCTACATGTTCTTCCTGATCTGCACTGGCTTCCCCATCAACTTCCTGACACTGGTGGTCACAGCCCAGAACAAGAAGCTCAGGCAACCTCTCAACTTCATCCTGGTCAATTTGGCTGTAGCTGGACTGATCATGGTCTTCTTTGGATTCACAGTCACCTTTTATACCGCCCTGATGGGCTACTTCTCCTTGGGAACCATGGGCTGTGCTATTGAAGGATTTATGTCTACCATTGGAG GTCAAGTGTCTCTGTGGTCTCTGGTGGTTCTGGCTATTGAAAGATACATTGTGGTCTGCAAACCTATGGGTAGTTTCAAATTTTCAGCCACTCACGCTGCAGCAGGTTGTGCATTCACCTGGATCATGGCTTGCTCCTGTGCTATCCCTCCTCTTGTTGGCTGGTCGAG GTTTATTCCTGAAGGTATTCAGGTGTCCTGTGGACCTGATTACTACACTCAGGCCCCTGGCTACAACAATGAATCATACGTCATGTACATGTTCAGCTGCCACTTCTGTGTTCCTGTCTTCACCATCTTCTTCACTTACGGAAACTTAGTGTGCACTGTGAAAGCG GCTGCAGCCCAGCAGCAGGACTCTGTCTCCACCCAGAAGGCTGAGAAAGAAGTGACCCGCATGTGCATCTTGATGGTCTGTGGCTTCTTGCTGGCTTGGACACCATATGCCAGCTTTGCTGCCTGGATCTTCTTCAACAAGGGAGCTGCTTTCTCAGCCACAGCCATGGCCATCCCTGCCTTCTTTTCAAAGAGCTCAGCATTGTTCAATCCTATTATCTATGTGCTGTTCAACAAACAG TTCCGTAACTGCATGCTGACCACCATTGGAATGGGCGGCATGGTGGAGGATGAGACCTCAGTATCAACCAGCAAGACAGAAGTGTCTACTACCTCCTAA